In the genome of Budorcas taxicolor isolate Tak-1 chromosome 23, Takin1.1, whole genome shotgun sequence, one region contains:
- the BLOC1S2 gene encoding biogenesis of lysosome-related organelles complex 1 subunit 2, with protein MAAAAEGVPAIHREEPVRDDVAVETAEEAKEPAEADINELCRDMFSKMATYLTGELTATSEDYKLLENMNKLTSLKYLEMKDIAINISRNLKDLNQKYAGLQPYLDQINVIEEQVAALEQAAYKLDAYSKKLEAKYKKLEKR; from the exons ATGGCGGCGGCGGCCGAGGGTGTCCCCGCGATCCACCGCGAGGAGCCAGTTCGAG ATGATGTCGCTGTGGAGACTGCTGAGGAAGCAAAGGAGCCTGCTGAGGCTGACATAAATGAGCTCTGCCGGGACATGTTCTCCAAAATGGCAACTTACCTGACTGGGGAGCTGACGG CCACCAGTGAAGACTATAAGCTCCtggaaaatatgaataaactaACCAGCCTGAAGTATCTTGAAATGAAAGATATTGCTATAAACATTAGTAGAAACTTAAAGGATTTAAACCAGAAGT atgcTGGACTGCAGCCTTATCTGGATCAGATCAACGTAATTGAGGAGCAAGTAGCAGCTCTTGAGCAGGCAGCCTACAAGTTGGATGCATATTCAAAAAAACTGG AAGCCAAGTACAAGAAGCTGGAGAAGCGATGA